In Patescibacteria group bacterium, a single window of DNA contains:
- the trxA gene encoding thioredoxin, with protein MVHALTDANFSEEVLKSKVPVLVDFWAPWCGPCKMMGPVIEELAQDFKGQNVKIGKLNVDESPMTPNEYGIMSIPTLLIFKNGVPVDQIIGFQPKAGIAEKMRGLLAA; from the coding sequence ATGGTCCACGCGTTGACCGATGCGAATTTTTCCGAGGAGGTTCTGAAATCCAAGGTGCCGGTGCTGGTTGATTTTTGGGCGCCGTGGTGCGGCCCGTGCAAGATGATGGGTCCGGTCATTGAGGAATTGGCCCAGGATTTCAAGGGCCAGAACGTGAAGATCGGCAAATTGAATGTTGACGAGAGTCCGATGACGCCGAACGAATACGGCATCATGAGCATTCCGACGCTGCTCATCTTCAAGAACGGCGTGCCGGTCGATCAGATCATCGGCTTCCAGCCGAAGGCCGGGATCGCCGAGAAAATGCGCGGCCTGCTGGCTGCCTGA
- the trxB gene encoding thioredoxin-disulfide reductase, translating into MREVIIIGSGPAGYTAAIYAARAGLYPLVFAGELAGGQLTLTTKVENFPGFPEGIDGPELMEAMRRQAERFGAKIVSSKVTAVDLAARPFRVTADGAVEEARSLIIATGGTARRLGLPSEERLYGRGVSTCATCDAFFYRGKQVAVVGGGDSAMEEADFISRFADRVTLIVRRDVLRASKAMQERVLANQKIAIVWNTVVEEILGAENDKVTGVRLKNVKTGEASELVIDGFFPIIGHDPNSELFRGQLELDAAGYIRMSDGTTATSVQGVFVCGDVADSRYRQAVTAAGSGCRAALDALHFLEQTNQ; encoded by the coding sequence ATGCGCGAGGTCATCATCATCGGTTCCGGACCGGCCGGGTACACGGCGGCCATCTACGCCGCGCGCGCCGGTCTGTATCCGCTGGTCTTTGCCGGCGAACTCGCCGGCGGCCAGTTGACGCTCACGACCAAGGTCGAGAATTTTCCGGGTTTTCCCGAGGGGATCGACGGGCCGGAACTCATGGAAGCGATGCGCCGCCAGGCCGAGCGTTTCGGCGCGAAGATCGTCTCGTCCAAAGTGACGGCGGTCGATCTGGCCGCGCGGCCTTTTCGCGTGACGGCTGACGGCGCGGTCGAGGAAGCCCGCTCCCTGATCATCGCGACCGGCGGCACGGCGCGCCGGCTGGGTTTGCCGTCCGAGGAGCGGCTCTACGGGCGCGGCGTTTCGACCTGCGCGACCTGCGACGCTTTTTTCTATCGCGGCAAACAAGTGGCCGTGGTCGGCGGGGGAGATTCGGCCATGGAAGAAGCGGATTTCATTTCCCGTTTCGCCGACCGGGTGACGCTGATCGTGCGGCGCGACGTGTTGCGCGCCTCGAAAGCGATGCAGGAGCGGGTGCTCGCGAATCAGAAGATCGCCATCGTCTGGAACACGGTCGTCGAGGAGATCCTGGGCGCCGAGAATGACAAGGTCACCGGCGTGCGGTTGAAGAATGTGAAGACCGGGGAGGCGAGCGAACTCGTCATCGACGGTTTTTTCCCGATCATCGGCCATGATCCCAATTCGGAGCTGTTCCGGGGTCAGCTCGAACTCGACGCGGCCGGTTACATCAGGATGTCCGACGGCACGACCGCGACCAGCGTCCAAGGTGTCTTCGTCTGCGGCGACGTGGCTGACTCGCGCTATCGTCAGGCCGTGACCGCGGCCGGCTCCGGCTGCCGGGCCGCGCTCGACGCGCTGCATTTCCTGGAACAGACCAACCAGTGA